The following are from one region of the Salvia splendens isolate huo1 chromosome 2, SspV2, whole genome shotgun sequence genome:
- the LOC121769817 gene encoding dof zinc finger protein DOF1.2-like: MSMIAMDGKWKYTTAEIAPSCPRCASSNTKFCYYNNYSLSQPRYFCKACRRYWTKGGSLRNVPVGGGCRKSRRARHHSSSTPYAAPAPAAPCIDMAAVFANYVADNNESSFSPAAASTGSSSDDVTTPFGLIGDDQLLMPQISTCQDVSSQEFYGFEMQQEDILWEEGTTLPSFAYQQQPMVQVEDCGLLTPDDWGSFDLASYDFYSTLDLLNGKDY, encoded by the coding sequence ATGAGCATGATAGCGATGGACGGCAAATGGAAGTACACGACGGCGGAGATCGCCCCGAGCTGCCCCCGCTGCGCCTCCTCCAACACCAAATTCTGCTACTACAACAACTACAGCCTCTCCCAGCCCCGCTACTTCTGCAAGGCCTGCCGCCGCTACTGGACCAAGGGCGGCTCCCTCCGCAACGTCCCCGTCGGCGGCGGCTGCCGCAAATCCCGCCGCGCCCGCCACCACTCCTCTTCCACCCCCTACGCCGCCCCCGCCCCCGCCGCACCCTGCATTGACATGGCCGCCGTCTTCGCCAACTACGTCGCTGACAACAACGAGTCGTCGTTCAGCCCCGCCGCCGCCAGCACCGGATCGTCCTCCGACGACGTTACGACGCCGTTTGGTTTGATTGGAGATGATCAGCTGCTGATGCCGCAGATCTCCACGTGTCAGGATGTCAGTAGCCAGGAATTTTATGGGTTTGAGATGCAGCAGGAGGATATTTTGTGGGAGGAAGGTAcaactctgccgagcttcgcgTACCAGCAGCAGCCGATGGTGCAGGTGGAAGACTGTGGGCTGTTAACACCGGATGATTGGGGCTCTTTTGATCTCGCCTCCTATGATTTTTACTCCACCCTTGATTTATTAAATGGGAaggattattaa
- the LOC121771513 gene encoding protein MKS1-like: MDTPDLFSGRSPSPRKELQGPRPAPLKVRKDSHKIRKPPAVQPHAPPQPVIIYTVSPKIIHANPSDFMSLVQRLTGPNATSPAARFASIERTKSPDVRKKVEIDSIIRKNGILSPNPNALPQIHPIFFNFSTDNAYLTYNRKRNCREGNRRD, encoded by the exons ATGGACACGCCCGACTTATTTTCCGGCCGGTCTCCGTCTCCGAGGAAGGAGCTCCAAGGCCCCCGGCCCGCCCCCCTCAAAGTCCgcaaagactcccacaaaatccGGAAACCACCGGCCGTCCAGCCCCACGCGCCACCGCAGCCGGTGATAATCTACACCGTCTCCCCCAAAATCATCCATGCAAACCCTAGCGACTTCATGTCGCTAGTTCAACGCTTGACCGGCCCCAACGCCACGTCCCCGGCCGCCCGTTTTGCCTCCATCGAGCGGACCAAGTCGCCCGACGTCAGAAAAAAGGTCGAGATAGATTCGATCATTAGAAAAAACGGGATTTTATCGCCAAATCCAAATGCTCTTCCTCAAATCCATCCgattttcttcaatttctcgACGGATAATG CTTATTTGACCTACAATCGCAAGAGGAACTGCAGGGAAGGTAACCGTAGGGATTGA
- the LOC121771780 gene encoding uncharacterized protein LOC121771780: MPRGGFTGRLREASSRGTQLKELVDVPPELENIFTLFDVEVSPEEEGDEETVGVHSPIAPDQPDLPDRYGRKIIHLREDGMLYPTKDVSNICLDVFHKIVLPDAFFQKSLKQHHIEVYWMEFKKHANVEKYDQNLALDAFKRKCKVRYGDYISKMRKAKKKPTYFPDAVWNDYCKAWNTADAIKASKRCSNNRRQGKEKALGTHANGCVAFDVTAKKMVRIVFSSFSVYIFNYC, from the exons ATGCCTAGAGGAGGATTTACCGGACGACTTAGAGAAGCCTCATCCCGTGGCACTCAGCTTAAGGAACTAGTGGACGTTCCTCCTGAGCTAGAGAATATCTTCACACTTTTTGACGTAGAAGTGTCACCAGAAGAAGAAGGGGATGAAGAAACAGTTGGAGTACATTCACCAATAGCACCTGATCAACCTGATCTCCCTGATCGATACGGAAGAAAAATCATACATCTTAGGGAGGATGGAAT GCTCTACCCTACCAAAGATGTATCCAATATTTGTCTTGATGTTTTTCATAAGATTGTTCTCCCAGACGCCTTCTTTCAAAAAAGTCTTAAGCAACACCACATTGAAGTTTATTGGATGGAATTCAAG AAACATGCTAACGTCGAGAAATATGATCAAAATCTCGCGTTAGATGcatttaaaagaaaatgcaaaGTTAGGTATGGAGATTATATCAGCAAGATGAGAAAGGCAAAAAAGAAACCAACCTACTTCCCTGACGCCGTGTGGAATGACTATTGTAAAGCTTGGAATACGGCTGATGCTATAAAGGCTTCCAAAAGATGTTCGAACAATCGCAGACAGGGGAAAGAGAAGGCTCTTGGCACACATGCTAATGGCTGTGTTGCCTTTGATGTGACAGCCAAAAAAATGGTAAGAATTGTATtttccagtttcagtgtttacatttttaattattgttaa
- the LOC121791388 gene encoding LRR receptor-like serine/threonine-protein kinase RGI1 codes for MQEYLYISEKKHQIWNNLLAMNGKSFQDSIFGRRSSRNIIMPSKALTLFQLILVTFPTISALNQEGLSLLTWLSTFNSSSSAGFFSSWKHTDQTPCSWDFIKCTDHEFVSEINITSIHLPTTFPTFVFSFAFLRVLVLSNTNLTGVIPSSVGNCSSLINLDLSVNSLTKSIPQEIGKLAFLQQLSLDSNFLDGQIPKEIGNCSNLHLLELFDNRLYGNIPKEIGQLTVLEVFRAGGSLIDGEIPPQVSNCTRLSFLGLADTSITGQIPATLGALMNLKTLSIYTANLSGSIPPELGNCSSLESLFVYQNQLSGEIQTEVGRLKNLKRLLLWENHLIGKIPQDLGNCSCLTLVDLSMNLLSEGIPPSLQKLAKLEGLLLSDNQFNGAIPDYIGNLSSLKQLEVDNNNIYGGIPSTIGKLRELTLFFAWQNHLKGDIPVELSNCKKLQDLDLSYNHLTGPVPRQLFNLKNLTKLLLISNQLSGRIPADIGNCSSLIRLRLGSNMLEGYIPSEIRMLESLKFLELSENRFSGKIPPDLGSCKELELLDLHGNKLQGEIPLSFVSLRELNVLDLSMNEISGSIPISIGNLTSLNKLVLSGNQISGSIPRSLGLCKGLQLLDLSRNKLSSFIPDEIGHLQEMDILLNLSMNSLRGAIPKSFSNFSKLANMDISHNMLEGSLQVLSNMDNLVSLNVSYNNFSGQVPNSKFFQNLPYDSFAGNNNLCFVKNNCFPSKDSHRKRYVRNLTILSVSIFIIALIMATMYYYNRTRAYGDDEEKGLQWEFTPFQKVSFSVAEVVTQLSDANIVGKGCSGIVYRVETHTRELIAVKRLWPKTTGEIHQRDSFSAEVTALGSIRHKNIVRLLGCCDNGKTRLLLFDYISNGSLAGLLHENKTFLDWNARYNIIIGAAQGLAYLHHDCSPPIVHRDIKTNNILVGPMFEAFLADFGLAKLVDDSSIDSGVVAGSYGYIAPEYGYSLRITEKSDVYSYGIVLLEVVTGMEPTDARIPEGRNIVTWVYEELRTRLRDFASIGDQQLLLNSSTQTEEMVQVLGIALLCVNACPDERPTMRDVVTMLQGIRHQNEESEKANSRAAAQCSSFSRSSEPLIVSPLHSH; via the exons ATGCAAGAATATTTGTATATCTCagaaaaaaaacatcaaatatGGAACAACCTTTTAGCAATGAATGGAAAATCATTTCAAGATAGCATTTTTGGTAGAAGAAGCTCAAGAAACATCATCATGCCAAGCAAAGCACTCACCTTATTCCAACTGATACTTGTAACATTTCCAACCATTTCAGCTTTGAACCAAGAAGGCCTGTCTCTTCTAACATGGCTTTCGACTTTCAACTCCTCGTCCTCAGCCGGCTTCTTCTCTTCATGGAAACACACTGATCAGACTCCATGCAGCTGGGATTTCATCAAATGCACAGATCATGAATTTGTCTCAGAAATCAATATCACATCCATCCATCTCCCCACCACATTCCCTACTTTCGTATTCTCCTTTGCGTTCCTTCGTGTTCTTGTCCTCTCAAACACGAACCTAACTGGTGTAATCCCTTCTTCCGTGGGAAACTGCTCCTCCCTCATTAATTTAGACCTCAGTGTCAATAGCCTCACAAAGAGTATACCACAAGAGATAGGAAAACTGGCATTTCTGCAGCAACTCTCTCTTGATTCCAACTTCTTAGATGGACAGATTCCAAAAGAGATAGGGAACTGCAGCAATCTCCACCTGCTTGAACTCTTCGACAACCGGCTCTATGGCAACATCCCAAAAGAAATAGGCCAGTTGACAGTTCTTGAAGTCTTTAGAGCTGGTGGAAGCCTCATTGATGGAGAGATTCCACCTCAGGTATCAAACTGCACAAGGCTAAGCTTTTTAGGCCTTGCTGATACCTCAATCACTGGCCAGATCCCGGCTACTTTAGGAGCACTGATGAATCTCAAGACGCTTTCGATATACACTGCAAACCTAAGTGGCTCCATCCCACCAGAGTTGGGTAACTGCTCCAGTCTTGAGAGCTTGTTTGTGTATCAAAACCAACTTTCTGGTGAAATCCAAACAGAAGTTGGGAGGTTGAAGAATCTCAAGAGATTGCTTCTGTGGGAGAATCATCTCATAGGAAAAATCCCTCAAGATCTTGGAAACTGTTCATGTTTGACACTAGTTGATCTCTCAATGAATCTTCTGTCTGAAGGAATCCCTCCATCTCTTCAAAAACTAGCCAAGTTGGAGGGACTGCTTCTGTCGGATAACCAATTCAACGGTGCAATACCGGACTATATAGGCAATCTGTCCAGCTTAAAACAGCTTGAAGTTGACAACAACAACATCTATGGAGGGATTCCATCTACCATTGGTAAACTGAGAGAACTCACTCTATTTTTTGCATGGCAGAATCATCTCAAAGGAGATATACCGGTAGAGCTATCGAATTGCAAGAAACTTCAAGATCTAGACCTGTCTTATAACCACCTCACTGGGCCAGTTCCAAGACAGCTTTTCAATCTCAAGAATCTAACTAAGCTCCTGCTGATTTCAAATCAACTTTCTGGTAGAATCCCAGCTGATATTGGCAACTGCAGCAGCCTAATCAGGCTACGCCTCGGATCAAACATGCTAGAAGGATACATTCCCTCGGAGATAAGGATGCTTGAGAGTCTTAAGTTCCTTGAGCTGTCTGAAAACAGGTTTTCTGGGAAAATCCCTCCTGATTTAGGCAGCTGCAAAGAGCTGGAGCTGCTTGATCTTCATGGAAACAAGCTTCAAGGGGAGATCCCTCTGTCTTTTGTATCTCTTCGTGAACTGAACGTCTTGGATCTCTCCATGAATGAGATATCAGGAAGCATCCCTATAAGCATAGGCAACCTCACATCACTGAACAAACTTGTGCTGAGTGGAAACCAAATCTCAGGCTCTATTCCTCGTTCGCTAGGCCTATGTAAGGGCTTGCAGTTACTTGATCTAAGCAGGAACAAACTTAGTAGCTTCATCCCTGATGAGATTGGTCATCTCCAGGAAATGGACATACTCTTGAATTTGAGTATGAACTCACTAAGAGGAGCCATCCCGAAAAGCTTTTCGAACTTCTCAAAGCTTGCCAACATGGATATATCTCATAACATGCTGGAAGGAAGCCTGCAAGTCCTCAGCAACATGGACAATCTTGTTTCCTTGAATGTTTCATACAACAACTTTTCAGGTCAAGTTCCAAATTCTAAATTCTTCCAGAACCTTCCCTATGATTCATTTGCTGGCAACAACAACCTATGTTTTGTGAAGAACAACTGCTTTCCTAGTAAAGACAGCCACAGAAAGAGATATGTTAGGAATCTGACCATCCTCAGTGTCTCCATTTTCATCATAGCTCTGATTATGGCAACAATGTATTACTACAACAGAACCCGAGCTTATGGAGACGACGAAGAAAAGGGACTTCAATGGGAATTCACCCCTTTCCAAAAGGTCAGCTTCTCAGTTGCAGAGGTTGTGACACAACTCAGTGATGCAAACATTGTGGGAAAAGGCTGCTCGGGGATTGTCTACCGCGTTGAGACTCACACGAGGGAGCTGATTGCAGTGAAGAGACTGTGGCCAAAGACAACAGGTGAGATTCATCAAAGGGACTCATTTTCTGCAGAAGTCACAGCGCTAGGATCAATAAGGCATAAGAACATAGTAAGGCTTCTAGGCTGCTGTGACAATGGGAAAACAAGACTGCTCTTGTTTGATTACATTAGTAATGGGAGTTTGGCAGGATTGCTTCATGAGAATAAAACATTTCTTGATTGGAATGCAAGGTATAATATCATCATTGGAGCTGCACAAGGTCTGGCGTATCTACACCATGATTGTAGCCCTCCAATTGTTCACAGAGATATCAAGACCAACAACATCTTGGTAGGACCTATGTTTGAGGCTTTTCTTGCAGATTTTGGTCTAGCAAAGCTAGTGGATGATTCCTCAATAGATTCAGGTGTAGTAGCAGGATCCTATGGGTACATAGCTCCCG AATATGGATACAGCTTGAGGATAACAGAAAAGAGCGATGTGTACAGCTATGGCATTGTGCTGCTAGAGGTGGTGACGGGGATGGAGCCGACCGATGCCCGAATACCAGAGGGGAGGAACATTGTGACATGGGTTTATGAAGAGCTCCGAACTAGACTCAGAGATTTTGCATCCATTGGTGATCAGCAGCTGCTGCTGAATTCGAGCACTCAAACAGAAGAGATGGTTCAAGTGCTTGGCATAGCTTTGTTGTGTGTGAACGCTTGTCCCGATGAAAGGCCTACCATGAGGGATGTGGTGACGATGCTACAAGGAATCAGACACCAAAATGAGGAGTCTGAGAAAGCAAACTCAAGAGCAGCGGCTCAATGTTCGAGCTTTTCTAGGTCGTCTGAGCCGCTTATTGTATCGCCTCTTCATTCGCACTAG